In Paenibacillus sonchi, a single genomic region encodes these proteins:
- a CDS encoding DHA2 family efflux MFS transporter permease subunit produces the protein MSTITANAAATSKTIRRGPIIAALLIGAFVALLNQTLMNVALPKMMEDLKIAANTAQWLTTGFMLVNGVLIPISAYLVEKFTTRQLFTTAMMLFSIGTLVCAIGTGFEMIMVGRVIQAVGAGILMPLMNIVFLRIFPIEERGKAMGLMAVAMIFAPAVGPTLSGWVVQNYSWRVLFYIVLPLAVFSTLLGMKTMQNVGKLTSPRLDKMGVVLSTLAFGGLLYGFSDAGTDGWNSATVYACLILGVVALALFVWRELKTDKPLLEFRIFRYNMYSLTTVINIIVTMALYSGMILLPIYLQTIRGFTPMESGLMLLPGAILMGIMSPITGIIFDKIGARWLSVIGLIITTITTWEFSQITHTTTYTHLILTYTARMFGMSMLMMPIVTAGLNQLPQRLASHGTAMSNTLRTVGGALGMALFVSLMTNRTKSNITEAVMSGSVSQTDKAAMLKLTQDATINGITHAFTVATWVTVVALVLALFIKKTSPQPDFLQTEETEPVQPSKVKSQQA, from the coding sequence ATGAGCACAATAACTGCTAACGCTGCCGCGACGTCGAAGACGATACGCAGAGGTCCCATTATTGCGGCCCTCCTGATCGGCGCGTTCGTGGCGCTGCTTAATCAGACGCTGATGAATGTGGCACTGCCCAAAATGATGGAAGACCTCAAGATTGCCGCCAATACGGCACAATGGCTGACAACAGGATTTATGCTGGTGAACGGGGTGCTTATTCCAATCAGTGCCTATCTGGTGGAGAAGTTTACTACCCGTCAATTGTTTACTACCGCAATGATGCTTTTCTCCATAGGAACGCTGGTCTGTGCTATAGGTACCGGATTTGAGATGATTATGGTCGGCAGAGTGATCCAGGCTGTCGGCGCAGGTATTCTGATGCCGCTGATGAACATCGTATTCCTGCGGATCTTCCCGATCGAAGAGCGCGGCAAAGCGATGGGCCTGATGGCGGTCGCCATGATTTTCGCCCCGGCTGTAGGACCAACGCTGTCCGGCTGGGTGGTTCAGAACTACTCCTGGCGGGTGCTGTTCTACATTGTGCTTCCGCTGGCTGTTTTCTCTACCCTGCTTGGCATGAAGACAATGCAGAATGTCGGAAAGCTGACTTCACCCAGACTGGATAAAATGGGTGTGGTGCTGTCCACGCTTGCTTTCGGCGGTTTGCTGTACGGCTTCAGTGATGCCGGAACAGACGGCTGGAACAGTGCAACTGTGTATGCTTGCCTGATTCTGGGCGTTGTGGCTTTGGCTTTGTTTGTCTGGCGTGAGCTTAAGACCGACAAGCCGCTGCTGGAATTCCGCATTTTCCGTTACAACATGTATTCATTAACTACTGTAATCAACATTATTGTCACAATGGCACTGTATTCCGGGATGATTCTGCTGCCGATTTATCTCCAGACGATCCGTGGCTTTACACCGATGGAGTCGGGACTTATGCTTCTGCCGGGTGCAATCCTGATGGGCATAATGTCTCCGATCACAGGGATTATTTTTGATAAAATCGGCGCCAGATGGCTGTCCGTCATAGGCTTGATTATCACTACAATTACTACTTGGGAGTTCAGCCAGATCACCCATACCACTACGTATACCCACCTGATTCTGACTTACACGGCGCGGATGTTCGGGATGTCCATGCTGATGATGCCAATCGTAACCGCCGGTCTGAACCAGCTGCCGCAGCGTCTGGCTTCACACGGTACGGCAATGTCGAATACCCTGCGGACGGTAGGGGGAGCCCTGGGTATGGCGCTGTTCGTCAGCCTGATGACCAACCGGACGAAGAGCAACATTACAGAAGCCGTAATGAGCGGATCTGTATCCCAGACCGACAAGGCGGCTATGCTCAAGCTTACACAGGACGCAACGATCAACGGGATTACCCATGCATTTACCGTGGCTACCTGGGTGACGGTTGTAGCTCTGGTGCTGGCCTTGTTCATCAAGAAGACCTCACCTCAGCCTGACTTCCTGCAAACGGAAGAGACCGAACCTGTGCAGCCGTCCAAGGTGAAGTCGCAGCAGGCATAA
- a CDS encoding helix-turn-helix transcriptional regulator, translated as MKIDRLLSIVILLMNRPLVQAKELADMFEVSVRTIYRDIDSINGAGIPVVTYQGANGGIGLMEGYRLDRNVLSERELADIFTALQSVSSYGAGEHNLLMEKISSVIPPSKSHAFRSKTTQLIVDFSPWGLQGPLEERLALLKEALEESTAVAFDYVSADGQISHRIVEPYTLVHKGAGWYLYGFCIQRQDFRLFKLLRMKSLAKEARSFERLDIPLQDLPWTEGWKEPLNTQTVVLHFSAEGRHLAEDYFDCEELEADGNGGYTVRLAYAENNWLYGFLLSFGTVVEVLEPEPVRRRLAGLAAEIAAKYKLL; from the coding sequence GTGAAAATTGACCGTCTGCTCTCCATTGTCATTTTGCTGATGAACCGCCCGCTGGTCCAGGCCAAGGAACTGGCCGATATGTTCGAGGTGTCTGTGCGCACCATTTACCGTGATATCGACAGTATTAACGGAGCCGGCATTCCCGTCGTCACCTATCAAGGCGCGAATGGCGGCATTGGGCTTATGGAGGGATACCGGCTGGACCGCAATGTGCTTTCGGAGCGCGAGCTGGCCGATATTTTTACTGCCCTGCAGAGCGTATCTTCTTACGGAGCCGGAGAACACAACCTGCTTATGGAAAAAATCAGCAGCGTGATTCCTCCCTCAAAGTCGCATGCCTTCCGCAGCAAAACTACCCAGCTAATTGTCGACTTCTCCCCCTGGGGGCTGCAGGGTCCGCTGGAGGAGCGCCTGGCTCTGCTGAAGGAAGCGCTGGAGGAGAGCACTGCCGTGGCTTTTGATTATGTCAGCGCAGACGGCCAGATCAGCCACCGGATTGTGGAGCCATATACGCTTGTACATAAAGGTGCGGGGTGGTATTTATACGGATTCTGCATACAGCGCCAGGATTTCCGGCTGTTTAAGCTGCTGCGCATGAAGTCGCTGGCTAAGGAAGCCCGGAGCTTTGAACGGCTGGATATTCCCCTGCAGGATCTGCCCTGGACAGAGGGCTGGAAAGAACCGCTGAATACACAGACCGTTGTCCTGCATTTTTCGGCAGAGGGCAGACATCTGGCGGAGGACTACTTTGATTGCGAGGAGCTGGAGGCCGATGGCAACGGCGGGTATACCGTTAGATTAGCTTATGCGGAGAACAACTGGCTGTACGGCTTTTTGCTGAGCTTCGGAACGGTTGTGGAGGTACTGGAGCCTGAACCGGTCCGCCGCAGGCTGGCCGGACTGGCAGCAGAAATTGCCGCCAAATATAAGCTCTTATAG
- a CDS encoding MFS transporter, with product MNITENGSMEVLKRKSKGYSKLFAAGLVNGIGDRFSSVAMLALILQVTGSGMAVGISLGMRVLPFLFMAPLGGMLAGRLPRKTIMMAVDLLRVPVALSFLLVDGADRLWLLYAGSFIMAAGEALYSPVRKSSIPLLAGPDSLHKINSLEQLMTGCVLILGAFTGGLVSLWWGPEMAFVANAVSFLLAALLVWGISFPAAVSSGTELLGDSVPAEPVIQSPLKRTGRWQSLRVLIGGSQVLQIILAYELLVPVINGWDNVLISVYAVQVFHAGDVGVGAFYAALGTGLSLSFFAGRLLKRRLLGIALGGLLLEGILLMCISGSRHFGVAFVLYILLSLCGGIGSACLDTLVMRETPAAQQPVVFGILSALGGSLIGLSMFSAGWLLEVMEPRALGFAGGAGFAGAALLLGVLAWLLRDRKKMPTQLRQ from the coding sequence ATGAATATAACAGAGAATGGCTCAATGGAAGTGCTGAAGCGGAAATCTAAGGGGTATTCCAAGTTGTTTGCGGCCGGACTGGTTAACGGCATCGGCGACCGGTTCAGCAGCGTCGCTATGCTGGCGCTGATTCTGCAGGTGACCGGATCGGGGATGGCGGTAGGGATCTCGCTGGGGATGAGGGTGCTCCCTTTTCTGTTCATGGCCCCGCTTGGCGGAATGCTTGCCGGCAGGCTGCCGCGCAAAACAATAATGATGGCCGTTGACTTGCTGCGTGTGCCGGTCGCCTTGTCCTTTCTTTTGGTAGACGGAGCCGACAGGCTCTGGCTGCTGTATGCCGGGAGCTTTATTATGGCGGCTGGGGAAGCCCTTTACAGTCCAGTGCGCAAATCCTCGATTCCGCTGTTGGCCGGTCCTGACTCCTTGCATAAAATCAATAGTCTGGAGCAGCTGATGACCGGCTGTGTGCTGATCCTGGGGGCATTTACAGGCGGACTAGTGTCGCTGTGGTGGGGGCCGGAAATGGCTTTTGTAGCGAATGCCGTCTCGTTCCTGCTGGCTGCTCTTCTGGTCTGGGGCATATCGTTTCCAGCAGCCGTCTCCAGCGGGACTGAACTGCTGGGAGATTCTGTTCCGGCGGAACCGGTTATCCAGAGCCCTCTGAAAAGGACTGGCCGCTGGCAGAGCCTTAGGGTTCTGATTGGCGGCAGTCAGGTGCTGCAGATCATTCTGGCCTATGAATTGCTGGTGCCGGTGATTAATGGATGGGACAATGTGCTGATCAGTGTGTATGCGGTACAGGTGTTTCATGCAGGCGATGTGGGGGTCGGAGCTTTCTATGCCGCACTCGGCACCGGGCTGAGCCTCAGTTTTTTTGCCGGGCGGCTGCTGAAACGGAGGCTGCTCGGGATTGCGCTTGGCGGTTTGCTGCTGGAGGGGATTCTGCTGATGTGCATCAGTGGCAGCAGGCATTTCGGGGTGGCCTTTGTGCTATATATTCTGCTGTCGTTATGCGGGGGGATTGGGAGTGCCTGTCTGGATACGCTGGTGATGCGGGAAACGCCTGCCGCCCAGCAGCCGGTTGTTTTTGGGATATTATCAGCGCTGGGCGGTTCACTGATTGGGCTGTCCATGTTCAGCGCCGGCTGGCTGCTGGAGGTCATGGAGCCGAGGGCATTGGGCTTCGCAGGCGGTGCCGGCTTCGCAGGGGCGGCATTGCTGCTCGGAGTGTTGGCATGGCTGCTCCGTGACCGGAAGAAGATGCCAACGCAACTGCGCCAGTGA
- a CDS encoding polysaccharide deacetylase — MKGCPKNNVRRVVLGGLLTMVVLVLAFAGRTVLFKNNLPAALTQAVPLAPPDAGRLQPLPSFASGAAFSMSLTPSQAAAQTSAKTAIRAEAAVKNGAAVSKVPAKPPLPAQTKQKIVYLTFDDGPSKITPKVLEILRRQGVKATFFVLGEQAEQRPELISAIWEQGHAIGNHTYNHNYRDLYSSFTEFWSQIKQTEEIVRNITGVRPQLVRAPGGTFGHFDKTYFRLLAQAGYSVMDWTADSGDSRRKGVPAADILRESVADLTASRVILLLHDGGGHEQSAKALPEIIKRYKAAGYTFGVLDGEVQPVQFRVSASAAGAGHAQPSKAWIAANILPNLELFTPGKALALEVGLLEAKLLPGEYTISGGQYKVPLRAAVERLGGKVSWEVSSRSGRVVWNGRTILADAAHQQLTVTDGDGRQQIRSADVQLIGSSLWVSLRGLLDAAGHPPLTAAVTAEERRVKTL; from the coding sequence ATGAAGGGTTGCCCAAAAAATAATGTCCGCCGGGTCGTGCTCGGCGGTTTGCTTACTATGGTAGTTCTGGTCCTTGCATTTGCGGGGCGTACAGTACTCTTTAAGAATAATCTTCCGGCTGCCCTGACGCAAGCTGTGCCTCTGGCACCGCCTGATGCCGGCCGGCTTCAACCGCTGCCAAGCTTTGCTTCAGGCGCAGCATTTTCCATGAGCCTTACTCCTTCACAGGCAGCCGCCCAAACCTCAGCAAAGACTGCAATAAGGGCAGAGGCTGCAGTAAAGAATGGGGCCGCAGTATCCAAAGTTCCTGCCAAACCTCCCCTGCCTGCGCAGACCAAGCAAAAAATAGTCTACTTAACATTTGACGACGGCCCCAGCAAAATCACTCCAAAGGTTCTGGAAATTCTGCGCCGGCAGGGGGTGAAGGCGACCTTTTTTGTGCTTGGGGAGCAGGCCGAACAGCGCCCGGAGCTGATCAGCGCCATATGGGAACAGGGCCATGCCATCGGCAATCATACGTATAATCATAATTACCGTGATTTATATAGCAGCTTTACAGAGTTTTGGTCGCAAATCAAGCAAACCGAGGAGATTGTCCGGAACATCACCGGGGTGCGCCCGCAGCTCGTACGTGCTCCGGGCGGCACGTTCGGACATTTCGACAAGACGTATTTCCGGCTCCTGGCGCAAGCCGGCTATTCCGTAATGGACTGGACGGCGGATAGTGGTGATTCCAGGCGCAAAGGGGTGCCTGCTGCGGATATATTGCGGGAATCTGTAGCAGATCTGACCGCTTCCCGGGTAATCCTGCTGCTTCATGACGGAGGCGGCCACGAGCAGAGCGCCAAGGCCCTGCCGGAGATTATCAAGCGCTATAAAGCCGCTGGATATACCTTTGGCGTGCTGGACGGGGAGGTGCAGCCAGTCCAGTTCAGAGTATCTGCCTCCGCTGCCGGAGCGGGTCATGCCCAGCCTTCCAAAGCATGGATTGCTGCGAATATCCTTCCTAACCTTGAGCTGTTCACACCGGGCAAGGCGCTGGCCCTGGAGGTTGGCCTGCTGGAAGCCAAGCTGCTCCCCGGAGAGTACACCATCAGTGGAGGGCAATATAAGGTGCCGCTGCGTGCAGCAGTTGAAAGGCTTGGGGGGAAGGTCAGCTGGGAGGTGTCCAGCCGCTCCGGCAGGGTGGTCTGGAATGGCCGGACCATCCTGGCGGATGCAGCGCATCAGCAGCTCACTGTAACGGATGGGGACGGCAGACAGCAGATCCGCAGTGCGGACGTGCAGCTCATCGGCTCTTCGCTATGGGTCTCCCTCCGCGGGCTGCTGGATGCTGCCGGACACCCGCCGCTGACCGCAGCAGTGACTGCGGAGGAACGCAGAGTAAAGACGCTTTGA
- a CDS encoding transglutaminase domain-containing protein: MAKGRVAQLSSSSLMKPDPLDRKEHNSLNTTGSLPVHRARNVAGEWIRILSMAAVTGALYAWRGGETLLFLLTASGVLMLGGLLLQLLGPRKVTVTRSLSAVHPVAGDTLTVDVKVTFRTRIPLPWMVIADQWSGGTHQQLLFPGFRRSLAYTYSLHEVQRGVHRLHGCSVSWGDLLGLFTGGCQSGSGDSFKVRPRPLYIGRTAQYSSVMPGDTVSSSRTRNYSAEAGEIREYAPGDPLSRIHWKNTARKGTLQSRVPEREEGRMSCIVLANSSGEYEIPCGALTPRGQRGNPPAPFERAVSAAMGLLLAAEQTGSYVQFFSGGWPEGMAKHEGLGQIPSRVQDMLTEITPDGGRSLSALLEDASRGWIPGMTAVVITGRLEEEAARTLARFLVQGVKVELYYVWDQPAPRPAGGPVNSPWSPAATIGTSLTRLGACLYCLGDGSLSKGNKGWKSMDFRSDQRFGRGRTTAAAVEFTGMLPVRKKRWGLRTDTSAALDIRDHVEDSQADCRDSSPLHYRLLFSLAIMGLFMEWLLPLLRTAVEPETLRLLHTLLFCAAALLLWGSLRLPNFVQYPVQFMIMSLTWFYICDGNEGGRWLSLYAAEVSDDLALLFSGHISALSENSRLLILVLGWGLLVCSVQQLALYRGSTTLFTLVTLIYLLALDMGFTVKTTGDVIVALGLILWLQALNRLLRLKEGTGSAVLPYTRWGGLALAAALIITLAAWTGGQLYGARQGGPITFQPILDRMQHWAAGQIQESSQQQQIRSGSTGYGSGEAELGAPLASSAEAVFSVVADQPSYWRGESIAYYDGRRWIRDGTAFLPFNLTALPGPGQNQAEEAGKSRRLVQRIQFAVPSSGGLPLFGAGTVADIENVTLTDGSRLGYVLANPQKDSFRLPEAGGSVRVAEYTVASILPESDPAVLRASAGMDPVSVRDSYLQLPAQQPRRVAELAGRLTASADTRYAAVSAVRDYLQNGFTYTLKTRIPPQGSDFTDDFLFVTKQGYCVHFATAMTVLLRSSGIPARYVQGYGPGTLAADAVPPRYDVTQGDAHAWVEVYFPGTGWVPFDPTPAAALAAAAGPAADPAAAASAPPGIPASAALGADALPALPQAGGNPPAPAAAALVGLAAAWRWRRCLALLPAARRAGRVSRERQLRAAALAWRGLTARYGPPPPGVTAREYAASLAIEDARLRAAVRQFIRQWEALAYSSRAASAPPCWSARPGFTAREPAPLPGNPAREPAPLPGIPAREPAPLPGISARELAPLPGISARELAPLPGIPARETAPIPDNPSPGQRGLALVPAAGAEGAAFVANCLAITFRLA; this comes from the coding sequence ATGGCCAAAGGAAGGGTAGCCCAATTGTCCTCTTCATCCTTAATGAAACCGGACCCGCTTGACCGGAAAGAACACAATAGCTTGAATACGACCGGAAGCCTGCCTGTTCACCGGGCCCGAAATGTTGCCGGAGAGTGGATAAGAATACTCTCAATGGCGGCTGTCACCGGCGCCCTGTATGCCTGGCGCGGAGGAGAAACACTGCTGTTTCTCTTAACGGCCAGCGGAGTTCTAATGCTTGGAGGGCTGCTGCTGCAGCTCTTGGGTCCCCGCAAGGTGACGGTTACCCGCAGCCTGTCTGCTGTCCATCCTGTAGCAGGGGATACGCTGACTGTGGACGTGAAGGTCACCTTCAGGACACGAATTCCATTGCCGTGGATGGTTATAGCCGACCAATGGAGCGGCGGGACGCACCAGCAGCTGCTGTTTCCCGGATTCCGGCGCTCGCTGGCCTACACCTATTCGCTGCATGAGGTGCAGCGCGGAGTACACCGGCTTCACGGGTGCAGTGTCAGCTGGGGAGATTTGCTTGGCTTATTTACCGGAGGCTGTCAGTCCGGAAGCGGCGACAGCTTCAAAGTCCGGCCAAGACCCCTGTATATAGGCAGAACTGCACAATACAGCAGTGTAATGCCGGGTGACACGGTAAGCAGCAGCCGAACGCGTAATTACAGCGCCGAAGCCGGTGAAATCCGCGAGTATGCTCCGGGTGACCCGCTCAGCCGGATTCATTGGAAGAACACTGCACGGAAGGGGACGCTGCAGAGCCGGGTGCCGGAGCGGGAAGAAGGACGCATGTCCTGCATTGTTCTGGCCAACAGTTCCGGGGAATATGAAATTCCCTGCGGGGCTCTGACACCGCGGGGGCAGCGCGGGAACCCGCCTGCCCCCTTTGAACGGGCTGTTTCCGCTGCAATGGGGCTATTGCTGGCTGCAGAGCAAACCGGCTCCTATGTGCAGTTCTTCAGCGGCGGATGGCCGGAAGGCATGGCCAAACATGAAGGACTAGGACAAATCCCGTCCAGAGTACAGGATATGCTCACCGAGATTACCCCGGACGGCGGGCGTTCTCTAAGCGCGCTGCTGGAGGATGCTTCGCGGGGCTGGATTCCCGGGATGACAGCTGTAGTCATTACCGGCAGGCTGGAGGAAGAAGCCGCCCGTACACTTGCCCGTTTTCTGGTGCAGGGCGTGAAAGTTGAACTGTATTATGTCTGGGATCAGCCAGCCCCGCGGCCGGCAGGAGGTCCGGTGAATAGCCCGTGGAGTCCGGCAGCCACAATCGGCACCAGCTTGACCAGACTTGGTGCTTGCCTGTATTGCCTCGGGGACGGTTCCCTGTCAAAAGGAAACAAGGGGTGGAAGTCCATGGATTTCAGGAGCGATCAACGCTTTGGTAGGGGGCGGACGACCGCAGCGGCAGTAGAATTTACCGGAATGTTACCCGTGCGGAAGAAGCGCTGGGGGCTGCGGACCGATACCTCAGCAGCCTTGGACATCCGGGATCATGTGGAGGACAGTCAAGCTGATTGCAGGGACAGTAGTCCTCTGCATTATCGGCTGCTGTTCTCTTTGGCCATTATGGGGCTATTCATGGAATGGCTGCTTCCCCTGCTCCGGACTGCCGTGGAGCCGGAGACACTGCGGCTGCTGCACACGCTGCTGTTTTGTGCCGCAGCCTTGCTGTTGTGGGGAAGTCTCCGGCTTCCTAATTTCGTTCAATATCCGGTTCAGTTCATGATCATGTCTCTGACCTGGTTCTATATATGTGACGGCAATGAGGGGGGACGCTGGCTAAGCTTGTATGCCGCAGAAGTGTCAGACGATCTGGCGCTGCTCTTCTCAGGACATATCTCAGCGCTAAGCGAGAACAGCCGCTTGCTAATTCTGGTGCTGGGCTGGGGGCTGCTGGTTTGCTCTGTGCAGCAGCTGGCGCTGTACAGGGGCAGCACGACGCTGTTTACTCTAGTGACTCTGATATACCTGTTGGCGCTGGATATGGGCTTCACGGTGAAAACAACCGGGGATGTCATAGTTGCTCTGGGTCTGATTCTATGGCTGCAGGCCTTGAACCGTCTGCTGCGGCTTAAAGAAGGCACCGGAAGCGCTGTCCTTCCTTATACGCGCTGGGGTGGGCTGGCACTGGCCGCAGCGTTGATCATCACGTTGGCAGCCTGGACAGGCGGGCAGCTGTATGGAGCGCGTCAAGGCGGGCCGATCACCTTCCAGCCGATATTGGACAGGATGCAGCACTGGGCGGCAGGGCAAATCCAGGAATCTTCACAACAGCAGCAGATCCGGTCAGGGAGCACAGGCTATGGTTCAGGAGAAGCGGAGCTGGGCGCTCCCCTGGCTTCCAGTGCTGAAGCAGTTTTCAGTGTTGTGGCCGATCAGCCCTCCTACTGGAGGGGAGAGAGTATTGCCTACTATGATGGACGCCGCTGGATTAGGGACGGGACGGCATTTCTGCCGTTTAATCTAACCGCTCTGCCGGGTCCGGGACAGAACCAGGCAGAAGAGGCCGGAAAGAGCCGCAGGCTTGTTCAGCGGATTCAATTCGCGGTCCCCTCCTCGGGCGGACTGCCGCTGTTCGGTGCCGGAACAGTGGCTGATATTGAAAACGTCACACTGACGGATGGCAGCCGGCTTGGTTATGTGCTGGCTAATCCGCAGAAGGACAGCTTCAGGCTTCCTGAGGCGGGCGGTTCCGTCAGAGTTGCGGAATACACAGTAGCTTCGATACTCCCGGAGAGCGACCCGGCTGTGCTGCGGGCTTCTGCCGGAATGGACCCGGTGTCCGTGCGGGATTCATATCTGCAGCTGCCGGCTCAGCAGCCTCGCCGGGTCGCTGAACTGGCCGGGAGGCTCACGGCTTCTGCGGACACGCGCTATGCCGCTGTCTCCGCCGTTCGGGATTACCTGCAGAACGGATTTACTTACACGCTGAAGACCCGGATACCGCCACAGGGGTCTGATTTCACGGATGACTTTCTGTTCGTCACGAAGCAGGGCTACTGTGTGCATTTTGCGACAGCGATGACCGTGCTGCTGCGAAGCTCCGGCATTCCGGCCCGCTATGTCCAGGGCTACGGGCCGGGAACCCTGGCGGCAGATGCTGTACCGCCGCGCTATGACGTTACCCAGGGGGATGCACATGCCTGGGTGGAGGTCTATTTTCCCGGCACGGGCTGGGTCCCGTTCGACCCTACGCCCGCTGCCGCCCTCGCCGCTGCCGCAGGCCCGGCGGCGGACCCCGCCGCGGCTGCATCTGCGCCGCCGGGAATCCCCGCGTCCGCTGCGCTTGGCGCGGACGCCCTGCCCGCCCTGCCGCAGGCGGGCGGGAACCCGCCAGCGCCGGCTGCCGCCGCGCTGGTGGGGCTGGCCGCCGCCTGGCGCTGGCGGCGTTGCCTGGCCCTGCTGCCGGCGGCGCGGCGCGCAGGCAGGGTCAGCCGCGAGCGGCAGCTGCGCGCCGCCGCTCTGGCCTGGCGCGGGCTGACGGCGCGGTACGGGCCGCCGCCGCCCGGGGTAACGGCCAGGGAGTACGCCGCCTCCCTGGCGATTGAGGACGCGCGGCTGCGCGCCGCGGTCCGGCAGTTCATACGCCAGTGGGAAGCCCTGGCGTACAGCAGCCGCGCGGCATCAGCACCACCGTGCTGGTCCGCCCGGCCAGGGTTCACGGCGCGGGAACCAGCGCCGCTCCCGGGCAACCCGGCGCGGGAACCAGCGCCGCTCCCGGGCATCCCGGCGCGGGAACCAGCGCCGCTCCCGGGCATCTCGGCGCGGGAATTAGCACCGCTCCCGGGCATCTCGGCGCGGGAATTAGCGCCGCTCCCGGGCATCCCGGCGCGGGAAACAGCGCCGATCCCGGACAACCCGTCACCCGGCCAAAGGGGCTTGGCGCTAGTCCCGGCAGCCGGTGCAGAAGGAGCGGCCTTTGTCGCCAACTGTCTGGCGATCACCTTCCGCCTGGCTTGA
- the guaA gene encoding glutamine-hydrolyzing GMP synthase — MNKPNEIIVVLDFGGQYNQLIARRIRDLGVYSELLPYNTPIEKIKALSPKGIVFSGGPSSVYAENAPHVDPAIYDLGLPIFGICYGMQLMAHQQGGKVERADKREYGKANVDFELDAVLAAGLESGQTVWMSHGDHVVELPAGFKLDAGTESAPIAAMSHADRKFFAVQFHPEVRHSVNGNEMISNFLYEVCGCEGKWTMESFIEDAVKDIQAKVGDKKVLCALSGGVDSSVVAMLIHRAIGDQLTCMFIDHGLLRKGEAESVMETFVGKFDIHVVKIDARERFLGKLAGVSDPEQKRKIIGNEFIYCFDEESAKLGEFSFLAQGTLYTDIVESGTATAQTIKSHHNVGGLPEDMKFSLIEPLNTLFKDEVRKLGEELGMPHAIVWRQPFPGPGLAIRVLGEVTEEKLEIVRNSDFILREEIAKAGLDRGIWQYFTALPNMKSVGVMGDERTYSYTVGIRAVTSIDGMTADWARIPWEVLEKISVRIVNEVENVNRVVYDITSKPPATIEWE, encoded by the coding sequence ATGAACAAGCCAAATGAAATTATCGTCGTTCTCGATTTCGGGGGACAATACAATCAACTTATCGCGCGCAGAATCCGGGACCTGGGGGTATACAGCGAGCTTCTGCCGTACAATACGCCAATTGAGAAGATTAAGGCACTTTCGCCAAAAGGGATCGTGTTCTCCGGGGGACCAAGCAGTGTGTACGCTGAGAATGCGCCTCACGTAGATCCGGCCATTTATGATTTGGGACTGCCAATTTTCGGCATCTGCTATGGGATGCAGCTTATGGCCCATCAGCAGGGCGGGAAGGTTGAACGTGCGGACAAGCGGGAATACGGCAAGGCCAACGTTGACTTTGAACTGGACGCTGTGCTGGCTGCCGGCCTCGAAAGCGGCCAGACGGTATGGATGAGCCACGGAGACCATGTGGTGGAGCTTCCTGCCGGGTTCAAGCTGGATGCCGGCACGGAGAGTGCTCCGATTGCGGCAATGAGCCATGCGGACCGCAAATTCTTCGCGGTGCAATTCCATCCGGAGGTGCGCCACTCCGTGAACGGGAATGAGATGATCTCGAACTTCCTGTATGAGGTTTGCGGCTGTGAAGGCAAATGGACGATGGAATCGTTTATTGAGGATGCCGTCAAGGATATTCAGGCCAAAGTCGGTGACAAAAAAGTGCTCTGCGCCCTCAGCGGCGGTGTGGACTCCTCGGTAGTTGCGATGCTGATTCACCGCGCTATCGGCGACCAGCTGACCTGTATGTTCATCGATCACGGTCTTCTGCGCAAGGGTGAAGCAGAGAGCGTAATGGAAACCTTTGTCGGCAAATTCGATATTCATGTGGTGAAGATCGATGCGCGCGAGCGTTTCCTGGGCAAGCTGGCAGGTGTCTCCGATCCCGAACAGAAGCGCAAAATCATCGGCAACGAGTTCATTTACTGCTTCGACGAAGAATCGGCCAAGCTGGGTGAGTTCTCTTTCCTTGCCCAAGGAACACTGTACACCGATATTGTGGAGAGCGGCACGGCAACGGCGCAGACTATCAAATCGCACCACAATGTCGGCGGACTGCCGGAAGATATGAAGTTCAGCCTGATCGAGCCTTTGAATACCTTGTTCAAGGATGAGGTGCGCAAGCTGGGCGAAGAGCTGGGAATGCCGCATGCCATCGTCTGGCGCCAGCCTTTCCCGGGTCCGGGACTTGCTATCCGCGTGCTGGGCGAGGTTACCGAAGAGAAGCTGGAGATCGTGCGCAATTCCGACTTCATCCTGCGTGAAGAGATCGCCAAAGCTGGACTAGACCGCGGGATCTGGCAGTATTTCACCGCCTTGCCTAACATGAAGAGTGTGGGCGTTATGGGTGACGAGCGTACGTATTCGTACACCGTAGGCATCCGCGCAGTTACCTCCATCGACGGCATGACCGCCGACTGGGCACGTATCCCTTGGGAGGTACTGGAGAAAATTTCAGTACGTATCGTTAACGAGGTTGAGAATGTCAACCGGGTAGTCTACGACATCACCTCGAAACCGCCGGCAACGATTGAATGGGAATAA